Proteins co-encoded in one Arthrobacter globiformis genomic window:
- a CDS encoding NAD(P)/FAD-dependent oxidoreductase, translated as MNDAHKPGLVRVLGLGGSPEAFAIRDFLTRSGVSYAWEDVTSTDLSRSPLLPIVEFPEGRRVTNAIVSTVAGALGWLSQPKLHEYDLSIYGAGPAGLSAAVYAASEGLRVVVLERDAVGGQAGSSSLIENYLGFPQGIAGAQLAERARQQALDFGAEILIMREGIKGNFRDGLMYATLADGSTMVSRSNVCATGVRWRRLGLPHEEELIGRGVYYGAGTSEAGNCVDTEVVVVGGGNSAGQAVMNLAAYATRVIMVVRGDSLAATLSSYLSERIATQPNVEVRLNTRVSHLQAHDGILAGVTLVDATDVHETHNASSLFICIGGEPETEWAAGTPIIRDQLGYLVTGPDLQNKDLDGVWPLERPPFYLETSVPGSFAAGDVRHNSIKRVASAVGEGAMAVTFAHRFLAESF; from the coding sequence ATGAACGATGCACACAAACCAGGGCTTGTGCGGGTGCTGGGGCTCGGGGGAAGCCCGGAAGCTTTCGCCATCCGCGACTTTCTCACCCGAAGCGGAGTCAGCTACGCCTGGGAAGACGTTACTTCCACTGACCTTTCCCGCTCACCACTGCTGCCCATTGTGGAGTTCCCCGAGGGCAGGCGTGTCACCAATGCCATCGTATCGACCGTGGCTGGCGCGCTTGGCTGGTTATCGCAACCCAAGCTTCATGAATACGACCTGTCGATCTATGGTGCTGGTCCTGCAGGTCTATCTGCCGCTGTCTACGCAGCTTCCGAAGGACTACGGGTTGTCGTTCTCGAACGTGACGCCGTGGGAGGCCAGGCCGGGTCCAGCAGTTTGATTGAAAACTACCTGGGATTCCCCCAGGGAATCGCAGGCGCCCAGCTCGCCGAGCGTGCCCGCCAGCAAGCCCTCGACTTCGGAGCAGAAATCCTCATTATGAGAGAGGGAATTAAGGGGAACTTCCGCGACGGCCTGATGTACGCGACCCTCGCCGACGGTTCGACGATGGTGTCCCGATCGAATGTCTGTGCAACAGGGGTCCGATGGCGCCGCCTTGGCCTGCCACACGAGGAGGAGCTCATCGGGCGAGGCGTCTACTACGGTGCCGGAACGAGCGAGGCAGGAAACTGCGTCGACACAGAGGTCGTGGTGGTGGGCGGAGGCAATTCAGCCGGCCAAGCCGTCATGAATCTCGCGGCCTATGCAACGCGCGTAATTATGGTTGTGCGGGGTGATTCCCTTGCAGCCACACTCTCAAGCTACTTGTCAGAGCGCATCGCGACCCAGCCGAACGTCGAAGTCAGGCTCAACACCCGGGTCTCGCACCTGCAGGCCCACGATGGAATCCTTGCTGGCGTCACTCTCGTGGACGCAACCGACGTGCACGAGACCCATAACGCGAGCAGCCTCTTCATCTGCATTGGAGGGGAACCGGAAACCGAATGGGCGGCCGGAACCCCAATTATCCGGGACCAGCTGGGCTACCTGGTGACAGGCCCGGACCTGCAGAACAAGGACCTCGACGGCGTTTGGCCTTTGGAGCGACCCCCGTTTTACTTGGAGACGAGCGTGCCTGGATCATTCGCGGCCGGAGACGTGCGGCACAACTCCATCAAAAGAGTGGCCTCAGCGGTAGGAGAGGGAGCGATGGCCGTGACTTTCGCCCACCGCTTCCTTGCCGAGTCCTTCTGA
- a CDS encoding ribosomal protein bL36 has product MKVRNSLRAFKTNPGSQVVRRKGRTLVLNKKNPRSKARQG; this is encoded by the coding sequence GTGAAGGTCCGTAATTCGCTCCGCGCTTTCAAGACCAATCCAGGCAGCCAAGTGGTCCGCCGTAAAGGTCGGACGCTCGTGCTCAACAAGAAAAACCCAAGGAGCAAGGCACGTCAAGGGTGA
- a CDS encoding NmrA family NAD(P)-binding protein, protein MLKTRRKQMAVLVIGATGTIASRVAQELLEQGDGVRGTVRDASRVTALPVGVKPAIADLDDASAVNKAMEGIDRVVLIAANSPRQAEQEGNVIEAARRVGVEHLVKLSVGGASPDAGLALARAHWAAEMQLQESAVPFTIVRPGFFMQNLLQYASWIEADGAWRLPMGESPIAMVHANDVAQVIASVVHSEPPAYEVSVTGGAPLTMAQAATAISLASGRQIRYIDGDPDAYFAQMLAAGNDEQYARDMTILYDQVIRAGYAGAVSSDVQKLLHRDPLDFAHFAAESAAIFRAGALIRG, encoded by the coding sequence ATGCTCAAGACGAGGAGAAAACAAATGGCAGTCTTAGTTATCGGTGCCACCGGCACTATTGCAAGCCGTGTAGCTCAAGAGCTGCTCGAACAGGGGGACGGTGTTCGCGGGACCGTTCGGGACGCCTCACGGGTGACAGCCCTTCCGGTGGGAGTAAAACCAGCGATTGCTGACCTAGATGATGCCAGCGCGGTCAACAAGGCAATGGAGGGCATTGATCGTGTGGTTCTTATCGCCGCCAACTCACCTAGACAGGCTGAGCAGGAAGGCAATGTGATTGAGGCTGCTCGTCGAGTAGGCGTAGAGCATCTGGTTAAGCTATCGGTAGGTGGGGCCAGCCCTGATGCGGGGTTGGCTCTGGCGCGCGCACACTGGGCCGCTGAGATGCAACTACAAGAGAGCGCGGTGCCTTTCACAATCGTCCGTCCGGGATTCTTCATGCAGAACTTGCTGCAGTACGCTTCGTGGATTGAAGCGGACGGCGCATGGCGCCTCCCGATGGGAGAATCCCCGATTGCGATGGTTCACGCCAATGACGTGGCACAGGTAATCGCCTCAGTTGTGCACTCTGAACCGCCTGCTTACGAAGTGAGCGTTACAGGTGGCGCCCCTCTAACCATGGCTCAGGCCGCGACAGCCATCAGTCTGGCCAGTGGGAGGCAAATCCGTTACATAGACGGTGACCCGGATGCGTATTTTGCTCAAATGCTCGCTGCAGGCAATGACGAGCAGTACGCACGGGATATGACGATCCTGTACGACCAAGTCATTCGCGCGGGCTACGCGGGTGCTGTTTCCAGCGATGTGCAGAAATTGCTGCACCGGGATCCGCTCGACTTTGCACACTTCGCTGCGGAATCGGCCGCGATTTTCCGGGCAGGCGCCCTAATCCGCGGCTAG
- a CDS encoding SulP family inorganic anion transporter, giving the protein MAIVVVTAIIIIAHLVVPNVADEGPLTGKMPGITPFLVPLDLATFQLILPTALSVAFVGLMETLLTAKLVDDITETPSHKGRESWALGVSNILAGFYGGIAGCAMIGETVLNVKTGQARTRISTIVAGLRWCFSHGEWPTSSASTGPSPATARVSATR; this is encoded by the coding sequence GTGGCGATAGTCGTCGTCACGGCGATCATCATCATCGCCCACCTCGTTGTTCCGAACGTCGCCGACGAGGGTCCCCTGACCGGGAAGATGCCCGGGATCACCCCGTTCCTCGTTCCGTTGGACCTGGCAACCTTCCAACTGATTTTGCCAACTGCGCTGAGCGTGGCGTTCGTCGGTCTCATGGAAACCCTCCTTACCGCGAAACTCGTCGACGACATCACCGAAACCCCCTCACACAAGGGCCGCGAGTCCTGGGCGCTGGGCGTCTCGAACATCCTCGCCGGCTTCTACGGCGGCATTGCCGGCTGCGCAATGATCGGCGAGACCGTCCTTAACGTGAAGACCGGCCAGGCCCGCACCCGCATTTCGACGATCGTGGCCGGGCTGCGATGGTGCTTTTCGCACGGCGAGTGGCCCACGTCATCAGCGTCGACCGGACCCTCGCCGGCGACGGCGAGAGTGTCCGCTACGAGGTAG
- a CDS encoding sugar porter family MFS transporter translates to MQTQTSPVLGKPRITESTGPKLGLITAIATLGGLLFGYDTGVISGALPFMTLPGSAGGLELTAAQEGVVTASLVFGAAFGALFGGRLSDRQGRKRNIMLLAVIFFIGAIGCAIAPNTAIIIVARFILGLAVGGASATVPVFLAELAPASRRGQIVTVNELMIVTGQLIAYSSNAYLGSISDDGHIWRGMLMLASVPAVLLWLGMLFVPESARWLVSKGRIEEARKSLLRTRPADIIDDELQEMQASAAKDAGSRTGSILDLKTPWIRKLVFLGIAIAFLSQTTGVNSIMYFAPSVLISTGLDTQASLVATICNGVVSVLATLLGIYLLHRGVGRRPIIITGQAGLTAALALIGIFFLLPESSLRSYLVLAGMLLFLLFMQACIGPIFWLLLAEIFPLRIRGFATGLAISFVWIANTIVSLVFPILIDSIQGSTFFLFAVINIGTLIFYIRSIPETKGRSLEKVEEELQRRFTS, encoded by the coding sequence ATGCAGACGCAGACGTCTCCTGTACTTGGAAAACCCCGCATTACCGAATCCACTGGCCCGAAGCTGGGATTGATCACTGCGATCGCGACCCTTGGCGGCTTGCTGTTCGGCTATGACACCGGCGTCATCAGCGGCGCCCTCCCATTCATGACACTACCTGGAAGCGCAGGCGGGCTGGAGCTCACCGCCGCCCAAGAAGGCGTTGTGACCGCTTCCCTCGTTTTCGGGGCGGCGTTTGGGGCGCTGTTTGGCGGACGCCTCTCGGATCGACAGGGCCGCAAACGCAACATCATGTTGCTCGCGGTGATCTTCTTCATTGGTGCCATCGGGTGTGCCATCGCTCCGAACACTGCCATAATCATAGTTGCCCGCTTCATTCTCGGTCTGGCCGTGGGCGGAGCCTCGGCTACTGTGCCGGTCTTCCTCGCCGAGCTCGCCCCAGCCTCACGACGCGGGCAGATTGTCACGGTGAACGAACTGATGATCGTTACCGGCCAGCTCATCGCTTACAGCTCGAACGCATATCTCGGTTCGATATCCGACGACGGACACATCTGGCGCGGAATGCTGATGCTGGCATCCGTCCCCGCGGTACTCCTCTGGCTGGGCATGCTGTTCGTCCCGGAATCCGCGCGGTGGCTGGTCAGCAAAGGACGCATTGAGGAAGCTCGAAAGTCGTTGCTCCGGACGCGACCGGCGGACATTATCGACGACGAACTTCAGGAGATGCAGGCATCGGCGGCAAAAGACGCCGGGAGCAGAACGGGCAGCATCCTGGACCTCAAAACACCATGGATTCGTAAACTTGTCTTCCTCGGGATTGCTATTGCATTCCTTTCACAGACAACAGGCGTCAACAGCATCATGTATTTCGCGCCTTCGGTCCTGATTTCAACGGGGCTGGATACGCAAGCGTCCCTGGTGGCAACCATCTGCAACGGCGTGGTGTCCGTGCTCGCAACCCTGCTGGGCATCTATCTGCTGCATCGTGGAGTTGGCCGGCGTCCAATCATCATTACTGGCCAAGCCGGACTGACCGCGGCACTGGCTCTCATCGGCATCTTCTTCCTTTTGCCGGAGTCTTCACTTCGCTCCTACCTCGTCCTGGCAGGCATGTTGCTATTCCTCCTGTTCATGCAGGCCTGCATCGGGCCGATCTTCTGGCTCCTGCTGGCCGAGATCTTCCCGTTGAGGATCCGTGGATTCGCTACCGGACTCGCGATCTCCTTCGTCTGGATCGCCAACACGATCGTATCCTTGGTCTTCCCCATCCTTATCGACTCGATCCAAGGCTCTACATTCTTCCTCTTCGCCGTGATCAATATCGGAACACTCATCTTCTACATCCGATCAATTCCCGAAACCAAAGGCCGCAGCTTGGAAAAGGTAGAGGAGGAACTTCAGCGTCGCTTCACTAGCTAG
- a CDS encoding sugar phosphate isomerase/epimerase family protein → MQLGLITDSLGSRPLEQVLDIAAELGMDTVEIATGNWSDSPHANLDQLVSSTSARKALAEAIRSRGLTLSALNANGNQLHPVTGPAHDRVVRDTIRVASEMGVPTVVLMSGLPGARGEKAPNWITTSWPPETLEILEYQWSEVAEPYWVQLAEFARSHNVRLAVEMHGRQLVFNVATMKRLQGIVGDDVVGANLDPSHLMWMGADILAVIRALGSSIFHVHAKDARVETPNTAVNGILDTLPPARATDRSWNYVTLGLGHPGGAAFWADFVYSLRSVGYNGPLNIEHEDVLVNSGEGVRKSAELLSSVLLRDAPDWAPARI, encoded by the coding sequence ATGCAGCTCGGACTAATTACCGACTCGCTGGGTTCGCGTCCGCTCGAGCAGGTGCTCGATATTGCAGCCGAACTTGGCATGGACACTGTGGAGATCGCCACCGGCAACTGGTCCGATTCCCCCCATGCAAACCTCGACCAGCTCGTTTCCAGCACCTCAGCACGCAAGGCACTAGCTGAAGCCATCCGCTCCCGCGGGCTCACCCTCAGCGCACTGAACGCGAATGGAAATCAGCTCCATCCCGTGACCGGACCTGCCCACGACAGGGTCGTGCGCGACACCATTAGGGTGGCCTCCGAGATGGGCGTGCCCACGGTTGTTCTGATGTCCGGGCTTCCCGGCGCGCGGGGTGAGAAGGCGCCTAACTGGATCACTACATCGTGGCCGCCGGAGACGCTTGAGATCCTCGAATACCAATGGTCAGAAGTAGCAGAGCCCTACTGGGTTCAGCTCGCTGAATTCGCAAGAAGCCATAACGTTCGCCTGGCGGTTGAAATGCACGGGCGGCAACTCGTCTTCAATGTGGCCACAATGAAGCGGCTGCAGGGCATTGTCGGTGACGACGTCGTTGGTGCAAACCTCGATCCGTCCCATCTCATGTGGATGGGCGCGGACATTCTTGCGGTCATACGCGCGCTGGGCTCCTCAATTTTCCACGTACATGCCAAAGACGCCCGCGTTGAGACGCCCAACACGGCAGTCAACGGCATTCTCGACACGTTGCCCCCGGCCCGTGCCACGGACCGATCCTGGAACTACGTGACCCTTGGTCTAGGCCATCCCGGCGGTGCCGCATTCTGGGCAGACTTCGTCTACAGCCTGCGGTCAGTCGGCTACAACGGCCCGCTTAACATCGAGCACGAGGACGTCCTTGTGAACTCCGGCGAAGGCGTCCGCAAGTCTGCCGAACTCCTGAGTTCCGTGCTGCTCCGTGATGCCCCGGACTGGGCTCCCGCCCGCATCTGA